One genomic segment of Vibrio agarivorans includes these proteins:
- the gmtY gene encoding gamma-mobile-trio recombinase GmtY, producing the protein MSSVKVRATIVEDNTGIKSQLPILLTEQGELSTVTDYLLKLEADGVSNSVMNGFLQAVSLLLDYMEANRGLFDDPKLLFQTFSKRLYTGTIGEDGIDPSGLYWVPSSTSNVNKHIHRLTAFTDWLAEKQGTASMNPLRDATPHEQRLNYAAWYRKNQNDFLGHIEDKTVNKTIRKARTIKGRTPLTKTEDDAIAFPEKHWEDFYINGIGGASDPRVALRDKLILLLMHGGGLRESEALTLWVTDVFEDPYEPDSAIVRIYNETDGKAPDGWRSRSGTPNREAYLKEQYARIPRQRMKGTAHLGWKNRVVDHKDNYIQVQWFPTDYGKVFMSLWKNYQKYRASIDCHHPYAFISFHHSAIGNPYTINAFHDNYANGLKRIGLEPSKAEGLDPHGHRHNYGRRLERSGLNPLVIRRCMHHKSLDSQIPYTGKGQQEISDELTQATLQLANPESKVKALDWKALVEHGFDDVDPQGYFTGKHPKLRGK; encoded by the coding sequence TTGTCATCAGTAAAAGTCAGAGCGACGATTGTAGAGGACAATACGGGCATCAAAAGCCAACTGCCTATCTTGCTAACTGAGCAAGGCGAGTTGAGCACGGTGACAGATTACCTACTCAAATTAGAAGCTGACGGAGTGAGCAATTCAGTGATGAATGGCTTTCTTCAAGCGGTATCTTTGTTGTTGGATTATATGGAAGCAAATAGAGGGTTGTTCGACGATCCGAAGTTACTCTTCCAGACCTTCTCTAAACGTTTATATACAGGAACCATTGGTGAGGATGGGATTGACCCCTCTGGTTTATATTGGGTGCCAAGTTCAACCAGTAACGTGAATAAGCATATTCATCGACTGACGGCATTTACCGACTGGTTGGCAGAAAAGCAAGGTACTGCGTCCATGAACCCCTTGCGTGATGCTACCCCGCATGAGCAGCGATTGAATTACGCTGCATGGTATCGCAAAAACCAAAATGATTTCCTTGGTCATATCGAAGATAAGACTGTGAACAAAACCATCCGTAAGGCGCGAACCATTAAAGGACGCACGCCGCTCACCAAAACCGAAGATGACGCCATCGCCTTTCCTGAAAAGCATTGGGAAGATTTTTATATAAATGGCATCGGTGGCGCGAGCGACCCACGAGTGGCACTCAGGGACAAGTTAATACTCCTTCTAATGCACGGTGGCGGGTTACGCGAAAGTGAAGCTTTAACGCTTTGGGTGACAGACGTGTTTGAAGATCCCTATGAGCCAGATAGTGCTATCGTTCGAATTTACAACGAAACAGATGGCAAAGCCCCTGATGGTTGGCGAAGTCGTTCTGGTACACCAAACAGAGAAGCATATCTAAAGGAGCAATATGCTCGCATCCCTCGTCAGCGCATGAAAGGCACAGCTCATCTTGGTTGGAAGAACCGTGTGGTTGACCACAAAGACAACTACATACAGGTTCAATGGTTTCCAACTGACTATGGCAAAGTGTTTATGTCACTTTGGAAAAACTACCAAAAGTACCGAGCCAGCATCGACTGTCATCACCCTTATGCGTTTATTTCGTTTCATCATAGCGCTATCGGCAACCCTTACACCATCAACGCCTTCCATGATAACTACGCCAACGGCTTGAAGCGCATTGGTTTAGAGCCGAGCAAGGCAGAAGGCTTAGATCCACATGGGCATCGACATAATTACGGCAGACGATTAGAACGTTCAGGATTGAACCCGTTGGTAATTCGACGCTGTATGCACCATAAGTCCCTAGACTCACAAATCCCCTACACAGGCAAAGGCCAGCAGGAAATCTCTGATGAACTGACCCAAGCGACGTTGCAACTGGCAAACCCTGAATCCAAAGTCAAAGCGCTCGACTGGAAAGCACTCGTTGAGCATGGGTTTGATGACGTCGACCCGCAGGGCTATTTCACAGGCAAGCATCCTAAATTGAGAGGTAAATAA
- a CDS encoding VPA1269 family protein has protein sequence MARKNDGRSSDSSFSWMLTTLGAEWQQWQELAAEWMAAQTTSIDTKQFALARFFESYIRERASYAIGDISLFLRDTEDTNVLVKSWRRC, from the coding sequence ATGGCGAGAAAAAATGACGGACGTTCATCGGATTCATCCTTCTCTTGGATGCTCACCACACTTGGTGCTGAGTGGCAACAATGGCAGGAGTTGGCAGCCGAGTGGATGGCCGCACAAACCACATCGATTGACACTAAACAATTTGCTTTGGCTCGCTTCTTCGAATCCTATATTAGAGAGCGCGCAAGCTATGCGATAGGCGACATATCATTATTTTTAAGGGACACCGAGGACACCAATGTTCTAGTGAAGAGCTGGAGACGTTGTTAA
- the gmtZ gene encoding gamma-mobile-trio integrase GmtZ has translation MFSEEDDNGELVSLVENPLSKIKRQESLTETVRTPLPYRYIHNLRQILCPLPDKDELTVIEQNLKQGETLLPTYHYRNFKHWTWAQQQTGQRLSGNDGDWFEVEPELIDKTDPDCVWRTIKTTRKGNKIILHQIWSPVKAMVVFMKLHLPLRTYQVRMLDSGEADTWRYENAQWVLNTKNDFALGSEKRPFSKGIFRRIHDTMTGLYSTGLYINTNKTADQNKDELERGYIIPWQNNEVLYWIEKLRNWQEKYNPIDKPTDCTTLLTKHTDKKKSKAQLESMGEISFLFREASARGDDRTKPIRDDALDSFWYQLLFALENQLAEHGDSLDGGGRLRLVSEYPEDIPKSRRYKTSFPLHSLRVSLITAYTMDTQLPLPVISKLLAGHTRLLMTIYYNKITPSVMAEKMDEAHGELDAKSKQSVRNFLKDASLEQIQCKMVYHNDDSIQAALVNRNPVGWEERSCGMCLVGGNTVKSDEVSTLGGCWNGGKLINDVKAATHRIYGSVPHGPENCIRCRWFITEARYLPALNAHFNQLSYKAHQAANLSVEIEGELEALKDEQFFCEEQGKPFTKHYELQALQRRYEKQQVEADEYAKDWIACFELIQKIIRVEETRNEDDSKDKLIAVGYEQDVSHALKFIETDSELLHLSLLCDDAEFFPDLQDELRKTPAIQKRSMQLSRVLMKKGFEPIFMEMDDKQQLIAANAMLRQMAKIADPDDKLEGYRKVANHIEAEEYLTDNKLLSQGIHALTNKAINLDGIALPNLLED, from the coding sequence GTGTTTTCTGAAGAGGATGACAATGGCGAGTTAGTGTCATTGGTTGAAAACCCGCTGAGCAAAATCAAACGACAGGAATCACTAACAGAAACTGTACGTACCCCCCTGCCGTATCGCTACATTCATAATTTGCGCCAAATCCTCTGTCCGCTACCTGATAAAGACGAACTCACCGTCATTGAACAAAACCTCAAGCAAGGTGAAACCCTGCTTCCCACTTATCACTATCGTAATTTCAAACACTGGACATGGGCGCAACAGCAGACAGGTCAACGTCTATCAGGTAATGATGGCGATTGGTTTGAAGTTGAACCAGAACTGATTGATAAAACCGACCCCGACTGTGTATGGCGTACTATAAAAACAACTCGCAAAGGCAATAAAATCATCCTTCACCAAATCTGGTCACCCGTCAAAGCGATGGTGGTTTTCATGAAGCTCCATCTGCCACTGCGTACCTATCAGGTGCGGATGCTAGATAGCGGTGAAGCCGATACGTGGCGCTACGAAAACGCTCAATGGGTACTTAACACTAAAAATGACTTTGCACTTGGCAGTGAAAAGCGCCCATTTAGTAAAGGCATATTCCGCCGAATTCACGACACCATGACAGGGCTGTATTCAACAGGCTTGTATATCAATACCAATAAGACCGCCGACCAAAACAAGGACGAACTAGAGCGTGGTTACATCATTCCGTGGCAAAATAATGAAGTATTGTACTGGATAGAGAAATTACGCAATTGGCAAGAAAAGTACAACCCAATTGATAAACCAACCGACTGCACCACATTACTTACCAAGCACACTGATAAGAAAAAATCGAAAGCACAACTGGAAAGTATGGGGGAAATTTCATTTCTATTTAGAGAGGCCTCGGCAAGGGGGGATGATAGAACTAAACCCATTAGGGACGATGCGCTAGACTCTTTCTGGTATCAACTCCTCTTCGCTCTAGAAAATCAATTGGCTGAACATGGTGATAGTCTCGATGGCGGGGGAAGATTGAGGTTAGTTTCCGAGTATCCAGAGGATATACCTAAGTCGCGACGTTACAAAACTAGCTTTCCATTGCACAGCTTGCGAGTCTCACTCATCACTGCCTATACGATGGACACCCAACTGCCATTACCTGTAATCTCTAAACTATTAGCAGGGCATACGCGTCTATTGATGACCATCTACTACAACAAGATTACCCCATCAGTAATGGCTGAAAAAATGGATGAAGCGCATGGAGAGCTAGACGCAAAATCCAAACAATCGGTGCGCAACTTCCTTAAAGATGCCTCATTGGAGCAAATTCAATGCAAGATGGTGTATCACAACGATGACAGCATTCAGGCGGCACTGGTTAATCGTAATCCGGTTGGCTGGGAAGAACGCTCGTGCGGTATGTGTCTGGTAGGCGGTAACACCGTGAAATCGGATGAAGTCAGTACCCTTGGTGGTTGCTGGAACGGTGGTAAGTTGATTAATGATGTAAAAGCTGCTACCCACCGCATTTACGGCAGTGTGCCTCACGGCCCTGAAAACTGTATTCGCTGCCGCTGGTTTATTACCGAAGCTCGATACCTGCCTGCGCTCAATGCCCACTTCAACCAACTGAGCTACAAAGCACATCAGGCTGCGAACCTATCTGTGGAAATTGAAGGTGAGCTGGAAGCCCTAAAAGACGAGCAGTTCTTTTGTGAAGAGCAAGGCAAACCGTTTACCAAGCACTATGAGCTGCAAGCCCTACAGCGCCGCTATGAAAAGCAGCAAGTTGAAGCCGATGAATACGCCAAAGACTGGATTGCGTGCTTTGAACTTATTCAGAAAATCATTCGTGTTGAAGAGACCAGAAATGAAGATGACAGCAAAGATAAACTGATTGCGGTTGGCTATGAGCAAGATGTCAGCCATGCCTTAAAGTTTATCGAAACCGACTCTGAGTTACTGCATCTATCACTGCTTTGTGATGATGCAGAATTCTTTCCTGATTTACAGGACGAACTGCGTAAAACCCCTGCTATTCAAAAGCGCTCGATGCAACTCAGTCGTGTGCTAATGAAAAAAGGCTTCGAGCCGATTTTCATGGAAATGGACGACAAACAACAACTCATAGCCGCCAATGCCATGCTGCGCCAAATGGCGAAAATTGCTGACCCTGACGATAAGCTCGAAGGCTACCGCAAGGTGGCGAACCACATCGAAGCGGAAGAATACCTGACCGATAACAAGCTGCTCTCTCAGGGTATTCATGCACTGACTAATAAAGCCATTAATCTAGATGGCATAGCACTACCGAACTTATTGGAGGACTAA
- the gmtX gene encoding gamma-mobile-trio protein GmtX yields MELDIDVILADLKEGKVPRTQQNLDKLNDTLKAYAESGQRDFSITQIGRVSAENGGLAYEALRATRNKHYRTLIEAWAAKCNTSTKKPLSNTSRSKSIPADNKLLERIPDPAVRALFGQIIAERNRYRKEVNLLKQHANITIDKRPVRQFDTTAEPSVEVLPSLSGVLTESEKKALAYVISDECMEKNDWQTTQAGQVKDMEYNSEVFPRGFVTGLRKLLGEVDD; encoded by the coding sequence ATGGAACTCGATATTGATGTTATTTTGGCTGACTTAAAAGAAGGCAAAGTGCCTCGCACGCAGCAAAACCTCGATAAGCTCAATGACACGCTGAAAGCCTATGCAGAATCAGGTCAGCGTGATTTCTCCATCACGCAAATTGGTCGGGTGTCTGCTGAAAATGGCGGATTGGCGTATGAAGCTTTGCGTGCTACCCGTAATAAGCACTACCGAACACTCATCGAAGCGTGGGCGGCAAAGTGCAATACCAGTACCAAAAAGCCGCTATCCAACACCTCACGGTCTAAATCCATCCCTGCGGATAATAAGCTGTTAGAGCGCATCCCAGACCCTGCGGTACGCGCCTTGTTTGGTCAAATCATTGCCGAGCGTAACCGCTACCGCAAAGAGGTCAATTTGCTCAAGCAACACGCCAATATCACTATCGACAAGCGCCCTGTGCGCCAGTTTGATACCACCGCAGAGCCAAGCGTCGAAGTGCTGCCATCCCTATCAGGCGTACTCACCGAATCAGAGAAAAAAGCCTTAGCGTATGTCATTTCTGATGAATGCATGGAAAAGAACGACTGGCAAACTACTCAGGCGGGTCAAGTAAAAGACATGGAATACAACAGCGAAGTATTCCCTAGAGGCTTTGTCACAGGGCTTCGCAAGCTATTGGGTGAGGTAGATGACTAA
- a CDS encoding VPA1267 family protein, producing MASGQQKAQQNLEAFEVWKATQTDDDFKQIVFRGQLNRIEVAKGIGCGKSALNQNPALKKALKALEDELRSKGVLPPLTAAAKKNEGKPQAYDNTANRKLLDSKRVSSLEAENIELKAKVKELEKRLERFGELSETLSEMGLMPR from the coding sequence ATGGCAAGTGGGCAGCAAAAAGCACAGCAAAACCTTGAGGCATTTGAGGTCTGGAAAGCCACACAGACGGACGATGACTTTAAACAAATCGTGTTCAGAGGTCAGCTTAACCGTATTGAAGTGGCAAAGGGTATTGGTTGTGGCAAATCGGCGTTAAACCAAAATCCTGCCCTCAAGAAAGCACTCAAAGCCTTAGAAGATGAGCTGCGCAGTAAAGGTGTCCTGCCACCGTTGACCGCCGCTGCCAAGAAGAATGAGGGCAAACCTCAAGCCTACGACAACACAGCAAATCGAAAGCTGCTCGATTCAAAGCGGGTGTCATCATTAGAGGCTGAAAACATCGAGTTGAAAGCCAAGGTCAAGGAGCTTGAAAAGCGACTTGAGCGCTTTGGTGAGCTATCTGAAACCTTATCCGAAATGGGGTTGATGCCACGATGA
- a CDS encoding AAA family ATPase, with translation MNTALHEDQMRVTSIPYHSTKMVIFSGVPLAKDSYKTNSGKYYVTIKADPDSIPVLPTLGQHWSVRGARQIENMEMGDYVMQQHTYESPKHIECTLPETGEQLIRFIARESDFKGIGESKARALWQLLGKDFHATLRNDTPESRKRLTSILSEDSVEALFKGYAKYKNLAHCNWMSEYNIPASVQQRLLKHHGEASIDVIKDNPYALMGFGLSFSAIEDIIKLTDFKSDVAKDDPRRLSAALEMAIRKEIEKGHTYTTHANVRPYLNKLLRDKTLVTQAFKSGHDKAQYVLNPDTGAYHPTAQLLMESVVAKRLKTLIKRNNLFDENANAAYCSAAAELPYELTPKQIEAVTTCLDNSVSCITGGAGTGKTTVLRTALRTYHQLGFEIHAVALSGRAAMRLHESIGFVTSTIAKLLREEPIEPSVEKTNHLLVIDEASMIDLPTMYRLVNHIHPSVRLIFSGDPDQLPPIGCGKVLEDIVEAKTVANTMLDIVKRQEGSTGIPEYSKLINQGVMPEQLSSGAIHFHETSKTDIAKVCCELYQEFPDSSRVMAPTKALVSEINKLTQQAVNPDSASLEFEINGNKFFLPLSLNDAVLFTQNHYDKGIQNGSLGTLTSTKPSGDSYGEVTLDTGEKVEITQSVLDCMELGYAITLHKAQGSQFPRIIIALQNGRIVDRAWFYTAITRAESEIHIVGSSDDMKQITKAPSHSHKRNSYLKELLQC, from the coding sequence ATGAATACCGCTTTGCATGAAGACCAAATGCGTGTCACCAGTATCCCTTATCACTCGACCAAGATGGTGATATTCAGCGGTGTACCGCTGGCGAAAGACTCTTACAAAACCAATAGTGGGAAGTATTACGTCACCATCAAAGCCGACCCCGATAGCATCCCTGTACTTCCAACGCTGGGTCAGCATTGGTCAGTCAGAGGTGCTCGACAGATAGAAAATATGGAGATGGGTGATTATGTAATGCAGCAGCACACGTATGAATCACCCAAGCATATTGAATGCACTTTACCCGAAACAGGTGAGCAACTGATACGATTTATCGCCAGAGAAAGTGACTTCAAGGGTATTGGCGAAAGCAAAGCTAGAGCGCTCTGGCAGCTCTTGGGTAAAGACTTCCATGCCACACTGAGAAATGACACCCCAGAGTCCAGAAAGCGTCTGACATCGATTTTGAGTGAAGATTCAGTGGAAGCGCTCTTTAAGGGGTACGCCAAATATAAAAATCTGGCTCATTGCAACTGGATGAGCGAGTACAACATCCCTGCCAGTGTGCAGCAACGACTACTCAAGCATCACGGTGAAGCCTCCATCGATGTTATCAAGGATAATCCTTATGCTTTAATGGGCTTTGGTCTTTCGTTCAGTGCCATTGAAGACATTATCAAGTTAACGGATTTTAAGAGCGATGTTGCGAAGGATGACCCAAGAAGGCTCAGCGCTGCTCTGGAAATGGCGATTCGCAAGGAGATTGAAAAAGGTCACACCTATACCACTCATGCCAATGTGCGCCCTTACCTCAACAAGCTATTAAGAGACAAAACACTGGTCACTCAGGCGTTCAAATCAGGTCATGATAAAGCTCAGTATGTTTTAAATCCCGACACAGGAGCCTACCATCCAACAGCGCAACTTCTGATGGAAAGTGTTGTTGCCAAGCGCTTAAAAACACTGATTAAGCGAAATAACTTGTTTGATGAAAACGCCAATGCTGCGTATTGCTCTGCGGCTGCGGAGCTTCCCTACGAATTAACCCCTAAACAAATCGAAGCCGTCACAACGTGTCTGGATAATTCGGTAAGCTGCATTACGGGTGGTGCAGGAACAGGCAAAACAACGGTACTCAGGACGGCTCTCAGGACATATCATCAACTTGGATTTGAAATACACGCCGTTGCGCTCAGCGGTCGTGCTGCAATGAGACTTCATGAGTCCATCGGTTTTGTTACCTCAACCATTGCCAAATTGCTGCGTGAAGAACCTATTGAACCCAGTGTCGAGAAAACAAATCATCTATTAGTGATTGATGAAGCGAGCATGATTGACCTGCCAACTATGTATCGCCTAGTAAATCACATTCACCCCTCTGTACGATTGATATTCAGTGGCGACCCTGACCAACTCCCACCAATAGGTTGTGGCAAGGTATTGGAAGACATCGTTGAAGCAAAAACGGTGGCGAATACGATGCTGGATATCGTCAAACGGCAAGAAGGTTCAACGGGTATCCCCGAATACTCAAAACTCATCAATCAAGGAGTGATGCCTGAACAATTAAGCTCAGGTGCAATACACTTTCACGAAACCAGTAAAACAGACATTGCCAAAGTCTGTTGCGAGCTTTATCAAGAGTTCCCTGATAGCAGTCGTGTCATGGCTCCAACCAAGGCACTCGTATCAGAAATCAATAAGCTCACCCAGCAAGCCGTTAACCCAGATAGCGCCAGCCTTGAGTTCGAAATCAATGGTAACAAGTTCTTTCTGCCACTTAGCCTCAATGATGCGGTGTTATTCACGCAGAATCATTACGATAAAGGCATTCAGAACGGCTCACTTGGCACACTAACCAGTACCAAACCTTCTGGTGACAGTTATGGTGAAGTGACGCTAGATACAGGTGAAAAGGTCGAGATAACACAATCCGTTCTCGACTGCATGGAGTTGGGTTACGCAATCACTCTACATAAAGCTCAAGGATCACAGTTTCCACGCATCATCATCGCTCTGCAAAACGGAAGAATAGTGGATAGAGCATGGTTCTATACGGCAATCACTAGAGCGGAAAGTGAAATCCATATCGTTGGTAGTAGTGATGACATGAAGCAGATCACCAAGGCACCTAGTCACTCTCATAAGCGGAATAGCTACCTGAAAGAACTATTACAATGCTGA
- a CDS encoding AbiV family abortive infection protein, whose amino-acid sequence MEKLDGLSKYKFEKIAVESLHNALRLLNDSILLFEHGSYPSSFQLAVLSLEEFSKASWVEHYYYTALTNEGFMPEDIEQQWLKLLFNHPKKQTHFISRDLFEFSPKFVKKIEEKEIEVKKQKATYVGLSRIKGKVDVDSRVSIPIKVTSENDAKQFISLMVGEFRDINEKIALNDMYWDIPDMDLITQGPLFDRVLAWPFESGLKGKRWYEEWKKKL is encoded by the coding sequence ATGGAAAAATTAGACGGATTGAGCAAGTACAAGTTTGAGAAAATAGCGGTAGAGTCTTTACACAATGCTCTCAGACTCTTAAATGACTCAATATTACTATTCGAACATGGTTCATATCCATCCAGTTTTCAGTTAGCGGTACTTTCACTGGAAGAGTTTTCAAAAGCTAGTTGGGTTGAACACTATTATTACACAGCACTAACGAATGAAGGGTTCATGCCTGAAGACATTGAACAACAGTGGTTAAAGTTACTTTTCAATCACCCCAAAAAGCAAACTCATTTTATAAGTCGTGATTTATTTGAGTTTTCACCGAAGTTTGTAAAGAAGATTGAAGAGAAAGAGATTGAAGTAAAGAAGCAAAAGGCAACTTACGTTGGCTTAAGCAGGATTAAAGGTAAAGTCGATGTTGATAGCAGAGTGTCTATACCTATAAAAGTGACCTCTGAGAATGATGCAAAGCAATTTATTTCACTTATGGTTGGTGAGTTTAGGGATATAAATGAGAAAATTGCTCTAAATGACATGTATTGGGATATTCCTGATATGGATTTGATAACGCAAGGCCCCTTGTTCGATAGAGTTTTGGCATGGCCGTTTGAGAGTGGCTTGAAGGGTAAGCGTTGGTATGAGGAGTGGAAGAAGAAATTGTGA
- a CDS encoding sulfite exporter TauE/SafE family protein: MILEWILLFLAGFAGGILNSIAGGGSFITFPALMMAGVPPIQANATNTYASCAGYISGAVGFRQDIAQNARQLAFTIIGSLIGGALGAYLLLTVDEQQFLTAIPWLLLFATLLFIFGAKITQLLGQLTGSNKSSAVWSSGLIGLCLIGVSAYGGFFNAGLGVIVLSYLVIAGYSDINQMNGLKLLISSCVSLIAIVIFVYEGAIDWQRGSVVMVGTLLGGYCAARISRNIKQSYVKNFVALFSIALTVYFFYDVYI; the protein is encoded by the coding sequence TTGATTTTGGAATGGATTCTTCTGTTTCTTGCTGGTTTTGCAGGAGGCATTCTCAATAGCATCGCCGGTGGCGGTAGTTTCATCACCTTTCCTGCATTGATGATGGCAGGCGTGCCTCCCATACAAGCTAATGCGACGAATACCTATGCTTCGTGCGCTGGCTACATCAGTGGTGCAGTAGGCTTTCGTCAAGACATTGCACAAAATGCACGTCAACTCGCTTTCACAATAATCGGCAGTCTCATTGGAGGCGCATTGGGTGCCTATCTGCTCCTCACAGTCGATGAGCAACAGTTTCTTACTGCAATACCCTGGTTACTACTATTTGCAACCCTACTGTTTATTTTTGGAGCCAAGATTACACAGCTTTTGGGGCAATTAACCGGTAGTAACAAATCAAGTGCGGTATGGTCTAGTGGATTGATTGGCCTTTGCTTGATCGGAGTTTCTGCCTATGGCGGTTTTTTCAATGCTGGCTTAGGAGTTATTGTCTTGAGCTATCTGGTGATCGCAGGGTACAGCGACATCAACCAGATGAACGGGCTTAAATTGCTAATATCTTCTTGCGTCTCTTTGATCGCCATCGTCATCTTTGTTTATGAAGGCGCGATCGACTGGCAGCGGGGAAGTGTCGTCATGGTCGGTACTTTGCTTGGTGGCTACTGTGCTGCGAGAATCTCTAGGAATATTAAGCAAAGCTATGTTAAAAATTTCGTCGCTTTGTTCAGTATCGCCTTAACTGTTTACTTCTTTTATGACGTGTATATCTAG
- a CDS encoding amino acid ABC transporter ATP-binding protein, whose product MNAIEFNNINKWYGSYQALKNVNLSVAKGEILVVCGPSGSGKSTLIRTVNGLEAISSGEISVLPYLEQDLTGKVGMVFQHFNLFPHLTVMENLTLAPIRTLKLSKQEAQERARHYLQRVNISEQADKYPVQLSGGQQQRVAIARSLCMQPEVLLFDEPTSALDPETIQEVLDVMIDLAQDGITMMCVTHEMGFARKVADRVIFMDEGEILEVATPEELFSNPKHQRTQQFLNQILSH is encoded by the coding sequence ATGAACGCAATAGAGTTCAACAACATCAATAAATGGTATGGCAGTTACCAGGCTTTGAAAAACGTCAACTTGTCAGTGGCAAAAGGAGAAATCCTGGTCGTATGTGGTCCCTCTGGTTCCGGTAAGTCGACCTTGATTCGCACCGTCAATGGGCTTGAAGCTATCTCTAGTGGTGAGATTTCTGTCTTACCTTATCTTGAGCAAGACTTAACGGGTAAAGTGGGGATGGTGTTCCAGCACTTTAATTTGTTCCCTCATCTGACCGTAATGGAAAATTTAACCTTAGCCCCGATCAGAACCCTCAAACTCTCTAAACAAGAAGCGCAAGAGCGCGCTCGTCATTATCTTCAGCGTGTAAATATCAGTGAGCAGGCGGATAAATATCCTGTGCAGCTTTCTGGCGGGCAACAACAGCGAGTGGCTATCGCACGCTCACTATGTATGCAGCCTGAGGTGCTGTTGTTTGATGAGCCAACATCCGCACTAGACCCTGAAACCATTCAAGAAGTGCTTGATGTCATGATTGACTTAGCGCAAGACGGTATCACCATGATGTGTGTGACTCATGAAATGGGTTTTGCTCGCAAGGTAGCAGATCGCGTTATCTTTATGGATGAAGGTGAGATCCTGGAAGTCGCAACGCCAGAAGAGTTGTTTTCTAACCCTAAGCATCAACGCACTCAGCAGTTCTTGAATCAGATTTTGAGTCACTAA
- a CDS encoding amino acid ABC transporter permease: MQRLFKPVLSAILQIILLVIALSWVLDSGAQAMGYRWQWERVPDYLFFYEDGEWWPAELMEGLWVTIKISAMSLLFTLIFGLTTALLKLSNSIVGRTIASAYIEIIRNTPLLVQIYLLYFVFGPVIGLDRFYTAVLALSLFQGAYTAEIFRGGLNSIDKGQFEASKTLGLSPFYTYLDVIFPQLLQRTLPPMTNEVVSLIKNSSIVSVMAIFDLTTEGRNIVSETAMPFEIWFTVAAIYLMLTLTLSGLSALLEHKLGAQWRTQ, from the coding sequence ATGCAGAGGCTATTTAAACCTGTTCTATCCGCCATTCTACAGATTATCCTCTTGGTCATAGCGTTAAGCTGGGTGTTGGACTCTGGTGCACAAGCCATGGGCTATCGATGGCAGTGGGAGCGTGTACCAGATTATCTCTTCTTTTATGAAGACGGAGAGTGGTGGCCCGCTGAGCTTATGGAAGGGTTGTGGGTGACGATTAAGATCTCTGCGATGAGCTTACTCTTTACTCTGATTTTTGGTTTAACTACCGCGCTTCTAAAATTGTCGAACTCAATTGTCGGTCGAACTATTGCGAGTGCGTATATCGAGATCATTCGTAATACCCCATTACTGGTGCAAATCTATCTACTCTACTTCGTTTTCGGCCCCGTTATAGGCTTAGACCGCTTTTATACCGCGGTGTTAGCACTCTCTTTATTCCAAGGGGCTTATACAGCAGAAATATTCCGCGGAGGTTTAAATAGTATTGATAAGGGGCAGTTTGAAGCATCGAAAACTCTCGGTTTATCGCCGTTTTATACTTACCTTGATGTGATATTCCCTCAGCTGCTTCAACGGACTTTGCCACCAATGACGAATGAGGTGGTATCACTGATCAAGAACTCCTCGATCGTCAGCGTTATGGCAATTTTCGACTTAACGACAGAAGGGCGCAATATTGTTTCAGAAACAGCAATGCCTTTCGAGATCTGGTTTACTGTCGCAGCAATCTATCTCATGTTGACCTTAACGTTGTCAGGCTTATCGGCGTTACTCGAACACAAATTGGGCGCGCAATGGCGCACTCAATAA